In Trichoplusia ni isolate ovarian cell line Hi5 chromosome 7, tn1, whole genome shotgun sequence, a single genomic region encodes these proteins:
- the LOC113495720 gene encoding alpha-mannosidase 2-like, with product MYIFQTTLIMDTSISCSTAMVSIIRVSCAPVLLVLLLTTKVTGYEKTLRKIVRNQSKMVQRPFSEISAPESIWKNMTNQHSLRFNEALIFPGIAQMKTVFHNMARPKISTILSSLETSKGKASFSRMKISKPELPTELRLARNTFTDLNVTLQPPKDALESYRNLSNIKLAIKNYYQIPTPSRFFPPIEERDTQSAEQRGGSSKENTVIIPEFHDIPKDNESLQVKGILIPKSKTPTITETTAALKDTIHSIIDIDVDPENEKADFFIEGMPMDSTMFSYNLTTDAFTCSILKEAKADMDAQEKFSLLNIEPFWMTKKHYWNHIFDRRYESLMRNPKWPPLKVILVPRTHVDSIWKRTFEQYHKETVSKILSNVVKKLQFYSKLTFSWNEVSHLSQWWKTTTHKTRSAFRKLLKIGKLEITTGFWVEPDEATTHLFGLVHQLIEGHQWLKQHLNYTPKVAWLTNSVSHSPTMAYLLAASNINQLVFTNLHYSWEQFFAEYQYSDFVWLQNWEDEKVYQSSLNEELNRIGNDRYPKHAVLTHFLQFNSAGFKACGPNGPLCTSEFNFATSHKNLDISAFNVKEKAELLLEQYSKTGTISPHNVIIAPLGGLHRYEKQSEFDYQYNNYQKIADFVTANKEIYKATIEFGTVKDYFETIKEKYKNFHSLKGDFLNFADISSGSPAYWTGFYTSRPFTKILLRRLQSTLRTTEILFSYALNLDVFRGSNVSQIYELLIKARETVARLVDRNVVSGTVTAYALKYVHNQILSTVKDCWYIQEICASYLSLKPEQHTAYLQKYVYRDGEFISVFRTVSPGDQIYVFNSLSHERTEIVEVVTRNPNIRIVDHNKKDVTIQINPVWKYNSDNIVKISRRFFKINFAVMVPPMTLELFKIKETYDASQNAATIYCSSCIIDDVVSNGSIFPFNIQPIQSGDIQLESYKHRLIFDEFTGFMKTVIEKETNNEKMVFVDYGAFKDSDVNSGMFLFNTNVSKPLQDVLTGYRLGIKKKVLLIISGLVTTELTSIYGRLLQHTSKIFNLLRSPLSNAILIESKVDYDISPKNRELELFLSIQTDISNGNPPQIYTDNNGFQYTSRILNISRRIESNMYPITSMAFIQDRRSRLTFITDHAQGVTALQEGQLLFMLDRRVLFNDGRGTNEGLADSTTTCHRNFILLENIMDTATSFNRYSHQEELKLPSLSAVYLANTLDHLLDIFLIDKNHTDLCYYMFLPLVKTSFPCDVAMVSFRVILHRNNLLNFIPNSALMTLHRQSFSCQIDTSISLHCNGDTTFSLSKILRNIKSVYQTNLPGTTDGVPVFSLSHTNFPPMELTTLRIHF from the exons atgtatatttttcaaacaacaCTCATAATGGATACCTCAATTAGTTGTTCAACAGCGATGGTCAGTATAATCCGCGTGTCGTGCGCACCCGTCCTACTAGTACTGCTACTGACAACGAAAGTTACGGGATATGAGAAAA cTTTACGAAAGATCGTACGTAACCAGTCGAAAATGGTCCAAAGGCCGTTTAGTGAAATCAGTGCACCGGAATCAATTTGGAAAAACATGACGAATCAACATTCTCTGCGCTTTAACGAGGCTCTGATTTTTCCGGGAATAGCTCAAATGAAGACAGTTTTCCATAACATGGCAAGGCCTAAAATATCAACGATACTATCGTCACTAGAGACGAGTAAAGGAAAAGCATCATTTTCTAGGATGAAAATATCTAAGCCCGAGTTGCCCACTGAGTTAAGATTAGCGCGAAATACTTTTACTGATCTTAACGTAACCCTACAACCGCCAAAAGATGCACTTGAGAGCTATCGCAATTTGAGTAACATCAAGTTAGCGATCAAAAACTATTACCAAATTCCTACACCATCGAGATTTTTTCCGCCCATAGAGGAACGCGACACGCAAAGCGCTGAACAAAGGGGCGGGAGTAGCAAAGAGAATACCGTTATTATACCTGAATTCCACGACATACCCAAAGATAACGAAAGTCTTCAGGTTAAGGGTATTCTGATTCCAAAGAGCAAAACTCCAACTATAACTGAAACCACAGCTGCTCTTAAAGATACAATACACAGTATTATTGATATTGATGTCGACCCTGAAAATGAGAAGGCAGATTTTTTCATTGAAGGTATGCCTATGGATAGTACCATGTTTAGTTACAATCTAACTACGGATGCCTTTACGTGCTCAATATTAAAAGAAGCTAAGGCCGATATGGATGCGCAAGAAAAGTTTTCACTATTAAACATAGAG CCTTTCTGGATGACGAAGAAACATTATTGGAATCATATTTTTGATAGGCGCTACGAATCGTTGATGAGAAATCCGAAATGGCCTCCACTTAAG GTTATACTTGTACCGCGAACACACGTCGATAGTATTTGGAAACGTACATTTGAACAATATCATAAAGAGACTGTTTCAAAGATTTTGTCAAATGTAGTgaaaaaacttcaattttataGCAAACTCACTTTCAGTTGGAATGAAGTCTCACATTTGAGTCAATGGTGGAAAACGACTACCCACAAAACTCGATCG GCATTcagaaaactattaaaaattgGGAAATTGGAGATAACAACTGGATTCTGGGTTGAACCTGATGAGGCGACAACCCATTTATTTGGCTTAGTTCATCAACTTATTGAAG GACATCAGTGGctgaaacaacatttaaattatacgcCGAAAGTGGCTTGGCTCACTAACAGCGTCTCTCATAGTCCCACCATGGCGTACCTCTTGGCAGCATCGAATATTAATCAACTGGTGTTCACTAATCTGCATTACTCCTGGGAGCAGTTCTTTGCGGAGTATCAGTATAGTGACTTTGTTTGGTTACAGAATTGGGAAGATGAGAAAGTATATCAATCGAGCCTCAACGAGGAGCTGAACAGAATTGGCAATGACCGTTACCCAAAGCATGCCGTATTAACACACTTTCTACAGTTTAATTCAGCCGGATTTAAAGCGTGTGGCCCTAATGGCCCTCTCTGTACAtcagaatttaattttgcaactTCACATAAAAATCTAGACATCAGCGCCTTCAACGTCAAAGAAAAGGCTGAACTACTTCTTGAACAATATTCTAAAACAGGAACGATTTCGCCACACAATGTTATTATAGCACCTCTTGGCGGTTTGCATCGGTATGAGAAACAATCTGAATTTGAttatcaatacaataattaccaaaaaattGCTGATTTCGTTACAGCTAACAAAGAAATTTACAAAGCAACGATTGAATTTGGCACAGTTAAAGATTACTTCGAAACcataaaagagaaatataaGAATTTCCACTCCTTAAAAGGAGATTTTCTCAATTTCGCTGACATAAGTTCTGGAAGTCCTGCTTACTGGACAGGATTTTATACGTCAAGaccttttacaaaaatattgttaagacGCCTCCAATCTACACTACGAACAACAGAAATACTCTTTTCTTATGCGTTGAATCTCGACGTGTTTCGGGGATCTAACGTCAGCCAAATTTATGAACTACTAATTAAGGCACGAGAAACAGTTGCTCGTTTAGTTGATCGAAATGTTGTCAGTGGAACGGTTACTGCTTACGCCTTAAAATACGTTCATAATCAAATTTTATCCACTGTGAAAGATTGTTGGTACATACAAGAAATATGTGCCAGTTATCTGAGTTTGAAACCTGAGCAACACACAGCATACTTGCAAAAATACGTGTATAGAGATGGTGAATTCATATCCGTGTTTAGAACAGTTTCGCCGGGAGAtcaaatttatgtatttaactCGCTAAGTCACGAAAGGACTGAAATAGTAGAAGTTGTAACTAGAAATCCAAATATAAGAATTGTCGATCACAACAAAAAAGACGTTACGATTCAAATAAATCCTGTTTGGAAATATAATTCGGATAATATCGTAAAGATTTCAAGACggttctttaaaattaattttgccgTAATGGTACCTCCAATGAcgttagaattatttaaaataaaagagactTATGATGCTTCACAAAACGCGGCTACAATATATTGCTCATCTTGTATAATTGACGATGTTGTGAGTAACGGATCTATATTTCCGTTCAACATTCAACCAATACAATCAGGTGATATACAACTTGAAAGTTACAAACATCGACTCATATTCGATGAATTCACAGGCTTTATGAAAACCGTAATCGAAAAGGAAACAAACAATGAGAAAATGGTTTTCGTTGATTATGGCGCATTCAAAGACTCGGATGTAAATTCGGGAATGTTTTTGTTCAATACTAATGTTAGTAAACCGCTGCAAGATGTATTGACTGGATATAGATTGGGAATAAAGAAGAAAGTTTTGTTGATCATTTCTGGACTGGTCACAACTGAACTTACTTCTATTTACGGTCGATTGTTGCAACATACAAGTAAAATCTTTAATCTTCTTAGAAGTCCCTTGTCTAATGCTATCCTCATTGAAAGTAAAGTCGATTATGATATTTCGCCAAAGAATCGAGAGTTGGAACTGTTTTTATCGATACAGACGGATATTAGTAATGGTAATCCTCCACAAATTTACACTGATAACAATGGATTTCAATACACTTCTCGAATTTTGAACATCAGTAGACGTATTGAGTCAAACATGTATCCCATTACTAGCATGGCATTTATTCAGGATAGGAGGAGTCGCCTCACGTTTATAACAGACCATGCTCAAGGAGTAACTGCGTTACAAGAAGGTCAATTACTTTTCATGTTAGACAGGAGAGTTCTATTCAACGATGGTCGAGGAACAAACGAAGGTCTAGCAGACAGTACCACGACATGTCACagaaatttcatattattagaaaatattatggATACGGCTACTAGTTTTAATCGTTATTCACATCAAGAAGAGTTGAAATTACCTAGTCTATCAGCAGTGTATCTTGCCAACACCTTAGACCACCTCTTGGATATATTCCTTATTGACAAAAATCACACCGATCTTTGTTACTACATGTTTCTGCCTTTAGTCAAAACTTCGTTTCCATGTGATGTAGCGATGGTCTCCTTTAGAGTAATATTACACAGAAATAACTTACTCAACTTTATTCCCAACTCAGCTCTAATGACGCTACATCGTCAAAGTTTTTCATGTCAAATTGATACATCAATTAGTCTTCATTGTAACGGAGACACAACATTCTCTCTAAGCAAAATATTACGAAACATTAAGTCAGTTTATCAAACCAACCTCCCCGGTACCACTGACGGTGTACCAGTGTTTAGTTTAAGCCATACCAATTTCCCGCCAATGGAATTGACCACATTACGGATACATTTCTAA